The following proteins are co-located in the Triticum aestivum cultivar Chinese Spring chromosome 1A, IWGSC CS RefSeq v2.1, whole genome shotgun sequence genome:
- the LOC123187974 gene encoding putative potassium transporter 12 isoform X1, which yields MASTSDIETTNPGSMWELDQDLDVPMDEEASRLKNMYIEKKFSSVLLLRLAFQSLGVVFGDLGTSPLYVFYNIFPHGVDNDEDVIGALSLIIYTLTLIPLMKYVFVVLRANDNGQGGTFALYSLLCRHAKVSTIPNQHKTDEELTTYSRQTYEENSLAAKVKRWLEGHAYKKNCLLILVLIGTCTAIGDGILTPAISVLSATGGIRVQNPKMSTDVVVIVAVTILIGLFSMQHYGTDKVGWLFAPLVFLWFILIGSVGAFNIHKYNSSVLKAYNPVYIYRFLRRAKSEIWTSLGGVMLSITGTEALFADLCHFPVLAIQIAFTLVVFPCLLLAYTGQAAYIIVHKDHVVDAFYRSIPDTIYWPAFIIATLAAIVASQATISATYSIIKQALALGCFPRVSVVHTSKKFLGQIYIPDINWVLMILCIAVTAGFKNQIQIGNAYGTAVVIVMLVTTFLMVPIMLLVWKSHWILVVTFLVLSLMVEFPYFIACINKVDEGGWVPLAVAITFFIIMYVWHFCTVKQYEFEMHSKVSMAWILGLGPSLGLVRVPGIGFVYTELASGVPHIFSHFITNLPAIHSVVVFVCVKYLPVYTVPVEERFVMKRIGPKNFHMFRCVTRYGYKDIQKKHDDFEKMLLDRLLIFVRLESMMDGYSDSEDFTVSEQKVERSTNALLMSEKAGSNTLCSGSDLSYSSSHDSIVLAKSPLTGNNSLTRYSSQTYRDELEFLNSCKDAGVVHILGNTIVRARRDSGIIKRIVVDHLYAFLRKVCREHSVIFNVPHESLLNVGQIYYI from the exons ATGGCGTCAACATCAGATATCGAGACGACAAACCCCGGGAGCATGTGGGAGCTCGATCAGGATCTTGATGTGCCCATGGATGAGGAGGCTAGCAGGCTCAAGAACATGTACATAGAAAAG AAGTTTTCATCAGTTTTGTTACTAAGGCTTGCATTTCAGAGCCTTGGTGTAGTCTTTGGCGACTTGGGTACATCGCCATTGTATGTTTTCTACAATATATTTCCGCATGGGGTCGACAATGACGAGGATGTTATTGGAGCTCTTTCATTGATCATTTACACCCTCACGCTCATTCCTCTGATGAAGTATGTCTTTGTTGTCTTACGGGCAAATGATAATGGTCAAG GCGGCACTTTTGCTCTTTATTCTCTACTTTGCCGGCATGCAAAGGTCAGCACTATACCCAATCAACATAAGACTGATGAAGAACTAACGACATATAGCCGGCAAACTTATGAGGAGAATTCGCTTGCAGCAAAAGTGAAGAGATGGCTAGAGGGGCACGCATATAAAAAGAACTGTCTTCTTATTCTTGTTCTTATTGGTACCTGTACTGCCATTGGAGATGGGATCCTTACTCCTGCTATCTCAG TTCTCTCTGCAACTGGTGGAATACGAGTTCAGAATCCGAAGATGAGTACAG ATGTGGTTGTAATCGTCGCGGTGACCATATTAATCGGATTATTCAGCATGCAGCACTATGGTACAGATAAAGTTGGGTGGCTCTTCGCACCTTTAGTGTTCCTTTGGTTTATTCTTATTGGGAGCGTCGGGGCATTCAACATACACAAGTATAACAGTTCAGTTCTAAAAGCATATAATCCAGTCTATATCTACCGGTTTCTCCGACGAGCGAAGTCTGAGATCTGGACCTCTCTTGGAGGAGTTATGCTTAGCATCACAG GGACCGAAGCATTATTTGCTGATCTATGCCATTTCCCTGTTTTGGCTATTCAG ATTGCTTTCACGCTAGTGGTGTTCCCTTGCCTTCTCCTTGCGTACACTGGGCAGGCTGCTTATATTATTGTCCACAAGGATCATGTAGTTGATGCCTTCTATCGCTCCATTCCAG ATACCATATATTGGCCAGCCTTCATCATTGCAACTCTTGCAGCAATAGTTGCAAGTCAAGCCACCATATCTGCTACCTACTCGATTATAAAGCAGGCTCTTGCGTTGGGTTGTTTTCCCCGTGTCAGTGTTGTGCacacttcaaaaaaattccttGGGCAGATTTACATCCCTGACATTAATTGGGTACTTATGATTCTTTGCATTGCTGTGACTGCTGGATTTAAGAACCAAATCCAGATTGGAAATGCATACG GCACAGCAGTTGTGATAGTTATGCTGGTAACAACGTTCCTCATGGTCCCAATAATGCTGCTAGTATGGAAGAGCCACTGGATCCTTGTTGTCACCTTTCTTGTGCTCTCGTTGATGGTGGAGTTCCCATACTTCATAGCCTGCATCAATAAGGTGGATGAAGGTGGTTGGGTCCCACTTGCCGTTGCAATCACCTTCTTTATCATCATGTACGTGTGGCATTTCTGCACCGTGAAGCAGTATGAGTTTGAGATGCACAGCAAGGTTTCCATGGCCTGGATTCTAGGACTCGGGCCGAGCCTCGGTCTTGTTAGGGTTCCTGGGATCGGCTTTGTGTACACCGAGTTGGCAAGTGGTGTTCCGCATATCTTCTCCCATTTCATCACTAACCTCCCTGCCATCCACTCCGTGGTCGTCTTTGTGTGTGTCAAGTACCTTCCGGTGTACACTGTCCCAGTTGAAGAACGGTTTGTCATGAAGAGGATCGGGCCAAAGAACTTTCACATGTTCCGCTGTGTCACGAGGTACGGGTACAAGGACATCCAAAAGAAGCACGACGACTTTGAGAAGATGCTTCTTGACAGGCTCCTGATCTTTGTCAGACTTGAGAGCATGATGGATGGCTATTCTGATTCCGAGGACTTCACGGTGTCGGAGCAAAAGGTCGAGAGATCCACCAACGCGTTGCTGATGAGCGAAAAGGCTGGAAGCAACACATTGTGCTCCGGGAGTGACCTGAGCTACTCATCATCACATGATTCCATTGTGCTGGCCAAGTCGCCGCTAACAGGAAACAACAGCCTAACAAGGTATTCCAGCCAAACATACCGTGACGAACTGGAGTTCCTCAACAGCTGTAAGGACGCGGGCGTCGTGCACATCCTCGGCAACACCATTGTGCGCGCGCGCAGGGATTCAGGGATCATCAAGAGGATTGTTGTGGATCACCTGTATGCCTTCCTCAGGAAGGTCTGTAGAGAACACAGCGTGATATTCAATGTCCCTCATGAAAGCCTTCTCAACGTAGGCCAGATCTACTATATCTGA
- the LOC123187974 gene encoding putative potassium transporter 12 isoform X2 encodes MKFSSVLLLRLAFQSLGVVFGDLGTSPLYVFYNIFPHGVDNDEDVIGALSLIIYTLTLIPLMKYVFVVLRANDNGQGGTFALYSLLCRHAKVSTIPNQHKTDEELTTYSRQTYEENSLAAKVKRWLEGHAYKKNCLLILVLIGTCTAIGDGILTPAISVLSATGGIRVQNPKMSTDVVVIVAVTILIGLFSMQHYGTDKVGWLFAPLVFLWFILIGSVGAFNIHKYNSSVLKAYNPVYIYRFLRRAKSEIWTSLGGVMLSITGTEALFADLCHFPVLAIQIAFTLVVFPCLLLAYTGQAAYIIVHKDHVVDAFYRSIPDTIYWPAFIIATLAAIVASQATISATYSIIKQALALGCFPRVSVVHTSKKFLGQIYIPDINWVLMILCIAVTAGFKNQIQIGNAYGTAVVIVMLVTTFLMVPIMLLVWKSHWILVVTFLVLSLMVEFPYFIACINKVDEGGWVPLAVAITFFIIMYVWHFCTVKQYEFEMHSKVSMAWILGLGPSLGLVRVPGIGFVYTELASGVPHIFSHFITNLPAIHSVVVFVCVKYLPVYTVPVEERFVMKRIGPKNFHMFRCVTRYGYKDIQKKHDDFEKMLLDRLLIFVRLESMMDGYSDSEDFTVSEQKVERSTNALLMSEKAGSNTLCSGSDLSYSSSHDSIVLAKSPLTGNNSLTRYSSQTYRDELEFLNSCKDAGVVHILGNTIVRARRDSGIIKRIVVDHLYAFLRKVCREHSVIFNVPHESLLNVGQIYYI; translated from the exons ATG AAGTTTTCATCAGTTTTGTTACTAAGGCTTGCATTTCAGAGCCTTGGTGTAGTCTTTGGCGACTTGGGTACATCGCCATTGTATGTTTTCTACAATATATTTCCGCATGGGGTCGACAATGACGAGGATGTTATTGGAGCTCTTTCATTGATCATTTACACCCTCACGCTCATTCCTCTGATGAAGTATGTCTTTGTTGTCTTACGGGCAAATGATAATGGTCAAG GCGGCACTTTTGCTCTTTATTCTCTACTTTGCCGGCATGCAAAGGTCAGCACTATACCCAATCAACATAAGACTGATGAAGAACTAACGACATATAGCCGGCAAACTTATGAGGAGAATTCGCTTGCAGCAAAAGTGAAGAGATGGCTAGAGGGGCACGCATATAAAAAGAACTGTCTTCTTATTCTTGTTCTTATTGGTACCTGTACTGCCATTGGAGATGGGATCCTTACTCCTGCTATCTCAG TTCTCTCTGCAACTGGTGGAATACGAGTTCAGAATCCGAAGATGAGTACAG ATGTGGTTGTAATCGTCGCGGTGACCATATTAATCGGATTATTCAGCATGCAGCACTATGGTACAGATAAAGTTGGGTGGCTCTTCGCACCTTTAGTGTTCCTTTGGTTTATTCTTATTGGGAGCGTCGGGGCATTCAACATACACAAGTATAACAGTTCAGTTCTAAAAGCATATAATCCAGTCTATATCTACCGGTTTCTCCGACGAGCGAAGTCTGAGATCTGGACCTCTCTTGGAGGAGTTATGCTTAGCATCACAG GGACCGAAGCATTATTTGCTGATCTATGCCATTTCCCTGTTTTGGCTATTCAG ATTGCTTTCACGCTAGTGGTGTTCCCTTGCCTTCTCCTTGCGTACACTGGGCAGGCTGCTTATATTATTGTCCACAAGGATCATGTAGTTGATGCCTTCTATCGCTCCATTCCAG ATACCATATATTGGCCAGCCTTCATCATTGCAACTCTTGCAGCAATAGTTGCAAGTCAAGCCACCATATCTGCTACCTACTCGATTATAAAGCAGGCTCTTGCGTTGGGTTGTTTTCCCCGTGTCAGTGTTGTGCacacttcaaaaaaattccttGGGCAGATTTACATCCCTGACATTAATTGGGTACTTATGATTCTTTGCATTGCTGTGACTGCTGGATTTAAGAACCAAATCCAGATTGGAAATGCATACG GCACAGCAGTTGTGATAGTTATGCTGGTAACAACGTTCCTCATGGTCCCAATAATGCTGCTAGTATGGAAGAGCCACTGGATCCTTGTTGTCACCTTTCTTGTGCTCTCGTTGATGGTGGAGTTCCCATACTTCATAGCCTGCATCAATAAGGTGGATGAAGGTGGTTGGGTCCCACTTGCCGTTGCAATCACCTTCTTTATCATCATGTACGTGTGGCATTTCTGCACCGTGAAGCAGTATGAGTTTGAGATGCACAGCAAGGTTTCCATGGCCTGGATTCTAGGACTCGGGCCGAGCCTCGGTCTTGTTAGGGTTCCTGGGATCGGCTTTGTGTACACCGAGTTGGCAAGTGGTGTTCCGCATATCTTCTCCCATTTCATCACTAACCTCCCTGCCATCCACTCCGTGGTCGTCTTTGTGTGTGTCAAGTACCTTCCGGTGTACACTGTCCCAGTTGAAGAACGGTTTGTCATGAAGAGGATCGGGCCAAAGAACTTTCACATGTTCCGCTGTGTCACGAGGTACGGGTACAAGGACATCCAAAAGAAGCACGACGACTTTGAGAAGATGCTTCTTGACAGGCTCCTGATCTTTGTCAGACTTGAGAGCATGATGGATGGCTATTCTGATTCCGAGGACTTCACGGTGTCGGAGCAAAAGGTCGAGAGATCCACCAACGCGTTGCTGATGAGCGAAAAGGCTGGAAGCAACACATTGTGCTCCGGGAGTGACCTGAGCTACTCATCATCACATGATTCCATTGTGCTGGCCAAGTCGCCGCTAACAGGAAACAACAGCCTAACAAGGTATTCCAGCCAAACATACCGTGACGAACTGGAGTTCCTCAACAGCTGTAAGGACGCGGGCGTCGTGCACATCCTCGGCAACACCATTGTGCGCGCGCGCAGGGATTCAGGGATCATCAAGAGGATTGTTGTGGATCACCTGTATGCCTTCCTCAGGAAGGTCTGTAGAGAACACAGCGTGATATTCAATGTCCCTCATGAAAGCCTTCTCAACGTAGGCCAGATCTACTATATCTGA
- the LOC123187974 gene encoding putative potassium transporter 12 isoform X3 — protein sequence MSTDVVVIVAVTILIGLFSMQHYGTDKVGWLFAPLVFLWFILIGSVGAFNIHKYNSSVLKAYNPVYIYRFLRRAKSEIWTSLGGVMLSITGTEALFADLCHFPVLAIQIAFTLVVFPCLLLAYTGQAAYIIVHKDHVVDAFYRSIPDTIYWPAFIIATLAAIVASQATISATYSIIKQALALGCFPRVSVVHTSKKFLGQIYIPDINWVLMILCIAVTAGFKNQIQIGNAYGTAVVIVMLVTTFLMVPIMLLVWKSHWILVVTFLVLSLMVEFPYFIACINKVDEGGWVPLAVAITFFIIMYVWHFCTVKQYEFEMHSKVSMAWILGLGPSLGLVRVPGIGFVYTELASGVPHIFSHFITNLPAIHSVVVFVCVKYLPVYTVPVEERFVMKRIGPKNFHMFRCVTRYGYKDIQKKHDDFEKMLLDRLLIFVRLESMMDGYSDSEDFTVSEQKVERSTNALLMSEKAGSNTLCSGSDLSYSSSHDSIVLAKSPLTGNNSLTRYSSQTYRDELEFLNSCKDAGVVHILGNTIVRARRDSGIIKRIVVDHLYAFLRKVCREHSVIFNVPHESLLNVGQIYYI from the exons ATGAGTACAG ATGTGGTTGTAATCGTCGCGGTGACCATATTAATCGGATTATTCAGCATGCAGCACTATGGTACAGATAAAGTTGGGTGGCTCTTCGCACCTTTAGTGTTCCTTTGGTTTATTCTTATTGGGAGCGTCGGGGCATTCAACATACACAAGTATAACAGTTCAGTTCTAAAAGCATATAATCCAGTCTATATCTACCGGTTTCTCCGACGAGCGAAGTCTGAGATCTGGACCTCTCTTGGAGGAGTTATGCTTAGCATCACAG GGACCGAAGCATTATTTGCTGATCTATGCCATTTCCCTGTTTTGGCTATTCAG ATTGCTTTCACGCTAGTGGTGTTCCCTTGCCTTCTCCTTGCGTACACTGGGCAGGCTGCTTATATTATTGTCCACAAGGATCATGTAGTTGATGCCTTCTATCGCTCCATTCCAG ATACCATATATTGGCCAGCCTTCATCATTGCAACTCTTGCAGCAATAGTTGCAAGTCAAGCCACCATATCTGCTACCTACTCGATTATAAAGCAGGCTCTTGCGTTGGGTTGTTTTCCCCGTGTCAGTGTTGTGCacacttcaaaaaaattccttGGGCAGATTTACATCCCTGACATTAATTGGGTACTTATGATTCTTTGCATTGCTGTGACTGCTGGATTTAAGAACCAAATCCAGATTGGAAATGCATACG GCACAGCAGTTGTGATAGTTATGCTGGTAACAACGTTCCTCATGGTCCCAATAATGCTGCTAGTATGGAAGAGCCACTGGATCCTTGTTGTCACCTTTCTTGTGCTCTCGTTGATGGTGGAGTTCCCATACTTCATAGCCTGCATCAATAAGGTGGATGAAGGTGGTTGGGTCCCACTTGCCGTTGCAATCACCTTCTTTATCATCATGTACGTGTGGCATTTCTGCACCGTGAAGCAGTATGAGTTTGAGATGCACAGCAAGGTTTCCATGGCCTGGATTCTAGGACTCGGGCCGAGCCTCGGTCTTGTTAGGGTTCCTGGGATCGGCTTTGTGTACACCGAGTTGGCAAGTGGTGTTCCGCATATCTTCTCCCATTTCATCACTAACCTCCCTGCCATCCACTCCGTGGTCGTCTTTGTGTGTGTCAAGTACCTTCCGGTGTACACTGTCCCAGTTGAAGAACGGTTTGTCATGAAGAGGATCGGGCCAAAGAACTTTCACATGTTCCGCTGTGTCACGAGGTACGGGTACAAGGACATCCAAAAGAAGCACGACGACTTTGAGAAGATGCTTCTTGACAGGCTCCTGATCTTTGTCAGACTTGAGAGCATGATGGATGGCTATTCTGATTCCGAGGACTTCACGGTGTCGGAGCAAAAGGTCGAGAGATCCACCAACGCGTTGCTGATGAGCGAAAAGGCTGGAAGCAACACATTGTGCTCCGGGAGTGACCTGAGCTACTCATCATCACATGATTCCATTGTGCTGGCCAAGTCGCCGCTAACAGGAAACAACAGCCTAACAAGGTATTCCAGCCAAACATACCGTGACGAACTGGAGTTCCTCAACAGCTGTAAGGACGCGGGCGTCGTGCACATCCTCGGCAACACCATTGTGCGCGCGCGCAGGGATTCAGGGATCATCAAGAGGATTGTTGTGGATCACCTGTATGCCTTCCTCAGGAAGGTCTGTAGAGAACACAGCGTGATATTCAATGTCCCTCATGAAAGCCTTCTCAACGTAGGCCAGATCTACTATATCTGA